In a genomic window of Quercus lobata isolate SW786 chromosome 4, ValleyOak3.0 Primary Assembly, whole genome shotgun sequence:
- the LOC115984982 gene encoding uncharacterized protein LOC115984982 gives MASPPLPTPKSWFRYFQYEEGRDSPNDARNVLLVVVTLIAAVTFQAGVNPPGGVWQDEKYGPNGHKAGRAIYASQKQAYYVFLFSNTLALSTSVLVIMSLTYRFPFHLEVWFATASMLVTYASAVFAVTPDESFRYRYILIASLGPFALRCLIQIFKKYRSLSSN, from the coding sequence ATGGCTAGCCCTCCTCTTCCAACTCCAAAGAGCTGGTTCAGATATTTCCAATATGAGGAAGGAAGGGACTCGCCAAACGATGCGCGAAACGTTCTCTTAGTAGTTGTCACACTCATTGCTGCAGTGACCTTTCAAGCTGGGGTTAACCCCCCTGGAGGGGTTTGGCAAGATGAAAAATATGGTCCAAATGGACACAAAGCAGGGAGAGCAATTTATGCGTCTCAAAAACAAGCCTACtatgttttcttgttttctaaCACCTTGGCTCTTTCAACATCGGTTCTTGTCATAATGTCCCTCACATATAGGTTCCCTTTCCATTTAGAAGTATGGTTTGCCACAGCTTCAATGCTTGTTACTTATGCATCTGCGGTATTTGCTGTCACGCCTGATGAATCTTTTAGATATCGGTACATCTTAATAGCTTCTCTTGGGCCTTTTGCTTTACGATGTTtgattcaaatattcaaaaagTATAGAAGTTTGAGTTCCAACTAG